One genomic segment of Dehalogenimonas alkenigignens includes these proteins:
- a CDS encoding MogA/MoaB family molybdenum cofactor biosynthesis protein, with the protein MGHIDHKAEAPKSVGCAVITISDSRTEDTDESGRYLTAALKENGHAVLAYRLLKNDAPAINKAIAGFAGDVSVKVIITTGGTGLSHRDITVETVSGLLDKEIPGFGELFRLLTWESIGTPAIMSRALGGVISGKIILCLPGSINAVKLAAEKIILPELGHLAREAGR; encoded by the coding sequence ATGGGACATATTGATCATAAGGCTGAAGCGCCCAAGTCCGTCGGCTGTGCGGTCATAACCATTTCTGATTCCCGAACTGAGGACACCGATGAATCCGGGCGCTATCTAACAGCAGCACTCAAGGAAAACGGCCACGCCGTCCTCGCTTACCGCCTGCTCAAGAACGATGCTCCGGCAATTAATAAAGCCATCGCCGGGTTCGCCGGCGATGTTTCAGTGAAGGTCATTATAACCACCGGCGGGACCGGTCTCTCTCACCGCGACATCACTGTCGAGACCGTTTCCGGTTTGCTTGACAAAGAAATTCCGGGTTTCGGTGAGCTCTTCCGATTATTGACCTGGGAAAGCATCGGCACGCCGGCTATCATGAGCCGCGCGCTGGGCGGTGTCATTTCCGGCAAAATCATCTTGTGCCTACCGGGCTCTATCAACGCGGTTAAGCTAGCCGCAGAAAAGATAATTCTGCCCGAGCTTGGGCACCTGGCGAGGGAGGCCGGGCGGTGA
- a CDS encoding type IV pilus twitching motility protein PilT, translated as MSQIDEWLRLLVELGGSDLHLRVPSPPVIRVDGELVIQGQYANLKTSDLEAVLDEIAKPEQKETFLREKELDFAYSLAGVARFRVSVMRQRGTLSLAFRQVPFQILSMERLGVPAICKELILKPRGMILVCGPTGSGKSTTMAAMVDYLNQNASRNVITIEDPIEYLHSNKKCLIAQRDLGDDTKAFAVALKHALRHDPDVIIVGEMRDLETISTAIAAAETGHLVVGTLHTTDAAQTVDRVIDIFPPSQQQQIRLQFSQVIEAVLVQTLIPRLNAKGRVPAFEVMVASPAVRNLIREQKTHEITNVIQLSGKDGMQTLDQSLSDLLRKNLISKEEALLKSSHPEKLQKLLQYQATAGFR; from the coding sequence GTGTCGCAAATAGATGAATGGTTAAGGCTCCTGGTTGAACTCGGCGGTTCCGACCTCCATCTGCGAGTACCAAGCCCCCCGGTTATACGGGTAGATGGCGAACTCGTCATTCAGGGTCAATACGCTAATCTCAAGACATCCGATCTGGAAGCCGTCCTTGATGAAATCGCCAAACCGGAACAGAAGGAAACTTTCTTACGAGAGAAAGAGCTTGATTTCGCTTACAGTTTAGCGGGGGTCGCGCGTTTCCGCGTTAGTGTTATGCGACAGAGGGGTACTCTTTCATTAGCTTTCCGTCAGGTGCCGTTTCAGATCCTCTCTATGGAACGGCTTGGGGTACCTGCAATCTGTAAGGAACTTATTTTAAAACCACGTGGCATGATCCTGGTGTGCGGACCGACGGGCTCCGGAAAATCAACGACCATGGCCGCGATGGTAGACTACCTGAATCAGAATGCTTCACGTAATGTAATCACTATCGAAGATCCGATTGAATACCTGCACTCGAATAAAAAATGCTTGATCGCCCAGCGGGATCTCGGAGATGATACCAAAGCCTTCGCCGTCGCTTTGAAACACGCCCTCCGCCATGACCCGGATGTAATCATCGTCGGTGAAATGCGTGACCTTGAAACCATTTCTACGGCCATAGCCGCGGCTGAAACCGGGCACCTCGTCGTTGGCACGCTTCACACCACCGACGCTGCCCAGACCGTTGACAGGGTAATCGATATCTTCCCGCCTTCTCAACAGCAGCAAATTCGGCTGCAATTCAGCCAGGTGATTGAAGCTGTACTAGTCCAGACTCTGATTCCCAGGCTCAACGCCAAAGGAAGAGTACCTGCTTTTGAGGTGATGGTTGCCAGTCCGGCGGTTAGAAACCTAATTCGCGAGCAGAAAACTCACGAGATCACCAACGTCATTCAACTCTCTGGGAAAGACGGCATGCAAACTCTAGACCAGTCACTCTCGGATTTACTCCGTAAAAACCTGATATCAAAAGAGGAAGCCCTCCTGAAAAGCAGCCATCCTGAAAAACTCCAGAAGTTGCTGCAGTACCAGGCCACTGCTGGTTTTAGATAA
- a CDS encoding MerR family transcriptional regulator — protein MSVILKGVKYYRTAEVCDLAGISRTTLFRWLKSNLLGSAVARDRRGWRLFTEAEVEMLKAEADRVDGESDNPNISHAGAR, from the coding sequence ATGTCTGTTATTCTTAAAGGCGTAAAATACTATCGAACTGCAGAAGTCTGCGATCTGGCAGGCATCAGCCGAACGACCCTGTTTCGGTGGCTGAAAAGTAACCTCCTTGGCAGTGCCGTCGCCCGCGACCGCCGTGGTTGGCGGTTATTTACCGAAGCCGAGGTCGAAATGCTGAAGGCTGAAGCCGATCGCGTGGACGGCGAATCCGACAATCCCAATATTTCACACGCTGGAGCGAGATGA
- a CDS encoding UPF0280 family protein yields MSYQPRFYRSQHSSPDLISFSVCIKETNLFIAARCNLERKAYRSVQKYRQTIEGYIARHPEFLTSLAPVEVDPGESPIICDMAEAAQKAGVGPMAAVAGAIAESVGRDLLEYSSDIIVENGGDLFIRTTRERVVGIQAGDSLFSGKLGLTIKPTDTPCGICTSSGTVGHSLSFGKADAVTIVAASASLADAAATACCNCIQSPYDINKALSAAQSIEGVSGAIIIMADRIGAAGDVRLVRLSD; encoded by the coding sequence TTGAGTTACCAACCCAGATTCTACCGCAGCCAACACTCCAGTCCTGATCTCATCTCCTTTTCCGTTTGTATCAAGGAGACCAACCTTTTCATCGCCGCCCGCTGCAACCTTGAGCGTAAGGCATACCGATCGGTACAAAAATACCGGCAGACCATCGAGGGGTATATCGCTCGCCACCCCGAATTTTTAACTTCGCTGGCTCCCGTTGAGGTTGATCCGGGAGAATCTCCAATCATCTGTGACATGGCGGAAGCAGCTCAGAAAGCCGGCGTGGGACCTATGGCTGCCGTGGCTGGGGCTATAGCTGAATCTGTCGGCCGTGATTTATTGGAATACTCGTCAGATATTATTGTCGAGAACGGGGGCGATTTATTCATTAGAACAACCCGCGAAAGAGTTGTGGGTATTCAGGCAGGCGATTCGCTCTTCTCCGGCAAGTTAGGCCTAACGATTAAACCAACTGATACTCCTTGCGGGATCTGCACTTCATCAGGGACAGTGGGGCATTCTCTTTCATTCGGTAAAGCAGACGCGGTGACCATTGTAGCTGCGTCCGCCAGCCTGGCTGATGCCGCAGCCACTGCTTGCTGCAATTGTATCCAATCCCCTTATGACATCAACAAGGCGCTCTCAGCAGCTCAGTCGATCGAGGGTGTATCCGGAGCCATCATTATTATGGCCGACCGAATCGGGGCGGCTGGAGATGTGCGGCTCGTACGTTTATCGGACTGA
- a CDS encoding NIL domain-containing protein, translating into MVKNKMTATKKISLRFPRHLVSRPVVYHLIKDFNLELNILKANITSEEGHMVLELKGERADFDKGIEYLTKSGLIIDTLCREVTRNEERCTDCGACVTVCPSSSFTVDPATREVRFEEDKCVVCGMCILSCPSRSMELHF; encoded by the coding sequence ATGGTGAAAAATAAGATGACTGCCACCAAAAAGATCTCGTTGCGTTTTCCCCGCCACCTGGTCAGCCGGCCGGTGGTATATCACCTCATCAAAGACTTCAACCTGGAGCTCAATATACTTAAAGCCAATATCACCTCTGAAGAAGGTCATATGGTGTTGGAACTTAAGGGTGAACGGGCTGACTTCGATAAAGGCATAGAATACCTGACCAAATCGGGACTGATCATCGACACGCTGTGTCGTGAAGTCACTCGTAATGAGGAGCGCTGCACCGACTGCGGCGCCTGCGTTACTGTCTGCCCTTCAAGCTCATTTACCGTTGACCCGGCAACACGTGAGGTCAGGTTCGAAGAGGATAAGTGTGTCGTCTGCGGCATGTGCATTTTATCCTGCCCGTCCCGATCGATGGAGTTGCATTTCTAA